The proteins below come from a single Gossypium raimondii isolate GPD5lz chromosome 2, ASM2569854v1, whole genome shotgun sequence genomic window:
- the LOC105788557 gene encoding nucleobase-ascorbate transporter 6 isoform X1 codes for MAAGGAPAKAVEPQPHPPKEQLPNISYCITSPPPWPEAILLGFQHYLVMLGTIVIIPSSLVPQMGGGNEEKAKVIQTLLFVAGLNTLLQSLFGSRLPAVIGGSYTFVPTTISIILAGRFSDTSDPVERFKRIMRAIQGSLIVASTLQIVLGFSGLWRNVTRFLSPLSVVPLVSLVGFGLYEFGFPGVAKCVEIGLPQLILVVFVSQYMPHVIKSGKHVFDRFAVIFTVVIVWIYAHLLTVGGAYNGKAQKTQLSCRTDRAGLIDAAPWIRVPYPFQWGAPSFDAGEAFAMMMASFVALVESTGAFIAVSRYASATPMPPSILSRGVGWQGVAILLSGLFGTVNGSSVSVENAGLLALTRVGSRRVVQISAGFMIFFSILGKFGAVFASIPAPIIAALYCLFFAYVGAGGLSFLQFCNLNSFRTKFILGFSVFMGLSVPQYFNEYTAINGYGPVHTGARWFNDIVNVPLSSEAFVAGCLAYFLDNTLHRKDSAIRKDRGKHWWDKFRSFKGDSRSEEFYSLPFNLNKYFPSV; via the exons ATGGCAGCGGGAGGAGCTCCAGCAAAAGCAGTTGAGCCACAACCACATCCACCGAAAGAACAGTTGCCCAACATTTCTTATTGCATTACGAGTCCACCTCCATGGC CCGAGGCTATCCTTCTTGGTTTTCAGCATTATCTTGTGATGCTTGGCACAATAGTGATCATTCCCTCTTCTCTTGTTCCCCAGATGGGAGGTGGAAAT GAGGAGAAAGCAAAGGTGATCCAGACACTACTCTTTGTTGCTGGTTTGAACACATTGTTGCAGTCACTGTTTGGGTCTAGATTGCCTGCTGTGATTGGAGGGTCCTATACCTTTGTCCCAACAACAATTTCTATAATCCTTGCTGGTCGGTTCAGTGACACTTCAGATCCTGTTGAG AGATTTAAAAGGATAATGCGGGCAATTCAGGGTTCCCTCATTGTTGCTTCAACTCTTCAGATTGTCCTTGGCTTCAGTGGCCTTTGGCGTAATGTTACTAG GTTTTTAAGTCCACTTTCAGTTGTTCCTTTGGTATCCCTAGTTGGTTTTGGGCTTTATGAGTTTGGGTTTCCTGGG GTTGCCAAATGTGTGGAGATTGGACTGCCTCAGTTGATTCTTGTAGTATTTGTCTCTCAG TACATGCCTCATGTGATAAAATCTGGGAAACATGTGTTTGATCGTTTTGCTGTCATATTTACAGTGGTGATTGTTTGGATTTATGCTCATTTACTCACTGTGGGTGGTGCTTATAATGGTAAAGCACAAAAAACACAATTAAGCTGCCGCACTGACCGTGCTGGTCTAATAGATGCTGCTCCATG GATAAGAGTTCCTTATCCCTTTCAATGGGGAGCACCTTCATTTGATGCTGGTGAAGCCTTTGCTATGATGATGGCTTCTTTTGTTGCTCTTGTAGAG TCCACGGGGGCTTTTATTGCGGTGTCAAGATATGCTAGCGCAACTCCAATGCCACCATCTATTCTTAGCCGTGGTGTTGGTTGGCAG GGTGTTGCGATTTTGCTCTCAGGGTTGTTTGGAACTGTCAATGGATCCTCGGTATCTGT AGAAAATGCTGGTCTTTTAGCCTTAACACGAGTTGGCAGCCGAAGGGTTGTCCAAATCTCAGCTGGATTTATGATTTTCTTCTCCATTCTTG GAAAATTCGGAGCCGTCTTTGCTTCAATTCCAGCACCCATTATTGCTGCTTTGTACTGCCTATTCTTTGCTTATGTTG GTGCTGGAGGTCTTAGTTTTCTTCAGTTCTGCAACCTGAACAGCTTCCGTACGAAGTTTATATTAGGCTTCTCTGTTTTTATGGGCTTATCCGTGCCACAGTACTTCAATGAGTATACTGCAATCAATGGCTATGGTCCTGTTCACACAGGCGCAAGATGG TTCAACGACATTGTAAATGTGCCTTTATCATCCGAAGCATTTGTGGCAGGTTGCTTGGCATATTTCCTTGATAACACTTTACATCGAAAGGACAGCGCAATCAGGAAGGACAGAGGTAAGCATTGGTGGGACAAATTCCGGTCATTTAAGGGCGATTCAAGGAGTGAAGAATTCTATTCCCTCCCCTTCAATCTAAACAAATATTTCCCATCTGTGTGA
- the LOC105788557 gene encoding nucleobase-ascorbate transporter 6 isoform X2, with amino-acid sequence MAAGGAPAKAVEPQPHPPKEQLPNISYCITSPPPWPEAILLGFQHYLVMLGTIVIIPSSLVPQMGGGNEEKAKVIQTLLFVAGLNTLLQSLFGSRLPAVIGGSYTFVPTTISIILAGRFSDTSDPVERFKRIMRAIQGSLIVASTLQIVLGFSGLWRNVTRFLSPLSVVPLVSLVGFGLYEFGFPGVAKCVEIGLPQLILVVFVSQYMPHVIKSGKHVFDRFAVIFTVVIVWIYAHLLTVGGAYNGKAQKTQLSCRTDRAGLIDAAPWIRVPYPFQWGAPSFDAGEAFAMMMASFVALVESTGAFIAVSRYASATPMPPSILSRGVGWQGVAILLSGLFGTVNGSSVSVENAGLLALTRVGSRRVVQISAGFMIFFSILGKFGAVFASIPAPIIAALYCLFFAYVGAGGLSFLQFCNLNSFRTKFILGFSVFMGLSVPQYFNEYTAINGYGPVHTGARWVAWHISLITLYIERTAQSGRTEVSIGGTNSGHLRAIQGVKNSIPSPSI; translated from the exons ATGGCAGCGGGAGGAGCTCCAGCAAAAGCAGTTGAGCCACAACCACATCCACCGAAAGAACAGTTGCCCAACATTTCTTATTGCATTACGAGTCCACCTCCATGGC CCGAGGCTATCCTTCTTGGTTTTCAGCATTATCTTGTGATGCTTGGCACAATAGTGATCATTCCCTCTTCTCTTGTTCCCCAGATGGGAGGTGGAAAT GAGGAGAAAGCAAAGGTGATCCAGACACTACTCTTTGTTGCTGGTTTGAACACATTGTTGCAGTCACTGTTTGGGTCTAGATTGCCTGCTGTGATTGGAGGGTCCTATACCTTTGTCCCAACAACAATTTCTATAATCCTTGCTGGTCGGTTCAGTGACACTTCAGATCCTGTTGAG AGATTTAAAAGGATAATGCGGGCAATTCAGGGTTCCCTCATTGTTGCTTCAACTCTTCAGATTGTCCTTGGCTTCAGTGGCCTTTGGCGTAATGTTACTAG GTTTTTAAGTCCACTTTCAGTTGTTCCTTTGGTATCCCTAGTTGGTTTTGGGCTTTATGAGTTTGGGTTTCCTGGG GTTGCCAAATGTGTGGAGATTGGACTGCCTCAGTTGATTCTTGTAGTATTTGTCTCTCAG TACATGCCTCATGTGATAAAATCTGGGAAACATGTGTTTGATCGTTTTGCTGTCATATTTACAGTGGTGATTGTTTGGATTTATGCTCATTTACTCACTGTGGGTGGTGCTTATAATGGTAAAGCACAAAAAACACAATTAAGCTGCCGCACTGACCGTGCTGGTCTAATAGATGCTGCTCCATG GATAAGAGTTCCTTATCCCTTTCAATGGGGAGCACCTTCATTTGATGCTGGTGAAGCCTTTGCTATGATGATGGCTTCTTTTGTTGCTCTTGTAGAG TCCACGGGGGCTTTTATTGCGGTGTCAAGATATGCTAGCGCAACTCCAATGCCACCATCTATTCTTAGCCGTGGTGTTGGTTGGCAG GGTGTTGCGATTTTGCTCTCAGGGTTGTTTGGAACTGTCAATGGATCCTCGGTATCTGT AGAAAATGCTGGTCTTTTAGCCTTAACACGAGTTGGCAGCCGAAGGGTTGTCCAAATCTCAGCTGGATTTATGATTTTCTTCTCCATTCTTG GAAAATTCGGAGCCGTCTTTGCTTCAATTCCAGCACCCATTATTGCTGCTTTGTACTGCCTATTCTTTGCTTATGTTG GTGCTGGAGGTCTTAGTTTTCTTCAGTTCTGCAACCTGAACAGCTTCCGTACGAAGTTTATATTAGGCTTCTCTGTTTTTATGGGCTTATCCGTGCCACAGTACTTCAATGAGTATACTGCAATCAATGGCTATGGTCCTGTTCACACAGGCGCAAGATGG GTTGCTTGGCATATTTCCTTGATAACACTTTACATCGAAAGGACAGCGCAATCAGGAAGGACAGAGGTAAGCATTGGTGGGACAAATTCCGGTCATTTAAGGGCGATTCAAGGAGTGAAGAATTCTATTCCCTCCCCTTCAATCTAA